In Ovis aries strain OAR_USU_Benz2616 breed Rambouillet chromosome 13, ARS-UI_Ramb_v3.0, whole genome shotgun sequence, the following are encoded in one genomic region:
- the LOC105614315 gene encoding prostaglandin F synthase 1-like isoform X3: protein METQCQRVKLNDGHFIPILGFGTYAPEEVPKSEALEVTKFAIEVGFRHIDCAHAYRNEEQVGHAIRSKIADGTVKREDIFYTSKLWSTCLQPELVQSALEKSLKNLQLDYVDLYLIHTPVPLKQGGEILPTDEDGKLILDSVDLRHTWEALEKCKDAGLTKSIGVSNFNHKQLEKILNKHRLKYKPVCNQVECHPYLNQGKLLGFCKSHDIVLVAYGALGSQRLSKWVNPNYPILLEDPVLCAIAKKHKQTPALVALRYQIQCGVVALAKSYNRKRIKENMQVFDFELTPEDMKTIDGISRNMRYYEFLPIIDHPEYPYSEEY from the exons atggaaacccaatgCCAGAGGGTGAAGCTTAATGATGGCCACTTCATCCCTATCCTGGGATTTGGAACCTATGCACCTGAGGAG GTTCCTAAGAGTGAAGCTCTGGAGGTCACCAAATTCGCTATAGAGGTTGGGTTCCGCCACATTGACTGTGCTCATGCTTACAGAAATGAAGAGCAGGTTGGCCACGCCATTCGAAGCAAGATTGCTGATGGCACTGTGAAGAGAGAAGACATATTCTACACTTCAAAG CTTTGGTCCACATGCCTTCAACCAGAGTTGGTCCAATCAGCCTTGGAAAAGTCACTGAAAAACCTTCAACTGGACTATGTTGATCTCTATCTTATTCATACTCCAGTGCCTCTGAAG CAAGGGGGGGAAATTTTGCCAACAGATGAAGATGGAAAACTTATACTTGACTCAGTGGATCTCCGTCACACATGGGAA gccctggagaaGTGTAAGGATGCAGGGCTGACCAAGTCCATTGGGGTGTCCAATTTCAACCACAAGCAGCTGGAGAAGATCCTGAACAAGCACAGGCTCAAGTACAAGCCTGTCTGCAACCAG GTGGAATGTCACCCTTATCTCAACCAGGGCAAACTGCTGGGGTTCTGCAAGTCACACGATATTGTCCTAGTTGCCTATGGTGCTCTGGGATCCCAACGGTTATCAAAATG GGTGAACCCGAACTACCCTATTCTTCTGGAGGACCCGGTTCTTTGTGCCATTGCCAAAAAGCACAAGCAGACCCCAGCTCTGGTTGCCCTTCGCTACCAGATACAATGTGGGGTTGTGGCTCTGGCCAAGAGTTACAACAGAAAGCGGATCAAAGAGAACATGCAG GTGTTTGACTTTGAACTGACTCCAGAAGACATGAAAACAATCGATGGCATCAGTAGAAATATGAGATATTATGAATTTCTACC tATTATCGATCACCCTGAGTATCCATATTCTGAAGAATATTAA